The following proteins are encoded in a genomic region of Oncorhynchus kisutch isolate 150728-3 linkage group LG18, Okis_V2, whole genome shotgun sequence:
- the LOC109878807 gene encoding extracellular calcium-sensing receptor-like has product MCLCGWLWLPCCLLIPGYVWGQSGGGGVACRLMANPISGSVYRAGDVVIGGLFPVHVEAPLPEQEFRSIEGNVTCTIFYQRAYRWLQTMIFAVEEINRDPFLLPNLTLGFLAADTCLAEGTTLGAALAMVTGQEASVVGTECGATPEVPVVIGDARSSASIVVAQTLGPFDLPMVSYFASCACLSDNWRYPSFFRTIPSDAFQARGMARLLHQLGWEWVGLVSGDDDYGKFGVQMLLQDLQGSGVCVAYAEVIPKVPSQRRIKNIVDTIRGSTARVVVTFAISQDARALMEEVVRQNITDRQWIASEAWVTYSTLSSPKNLPSLAGTIGFALKKAVIPSLGPFLTRLRPDGEYQKSDPFLRELWEEIFGCSLGIDLSMTPSSRQQCTGSEVIGEGESQYADVSQLRASYNVYKAVYAIAHAIQDMVACPPGEGPFSSGQCPDIRKLQPSQIAHYLRRVNFSTPVGDLIHFDMNGDPPASYDIINWHVTHEGTAEFVQVGHFLSSVGVDDQFHINMDKVVWGGGSGDEVPVSICSAACPPGTRHAVQKGRPVCCFDCLPCAEGEISNTTGSVECSRCPERFWSNPDRTACVPQLVDFLSYSDTMGVILSVISVSGATLTAGALATFFYHRHTPLVKANNSELSFLLLLSLKLCFLCALVFIGRPKPWTCMLRHTLFGISFVFCISCLLSRTVVVLVAFRATLPGENLMRYFSPVQQRMGISICTLIQVLICVLWLALAPPRPAERGDREGRGPRVVLECDVGSVVGFSLVLGYIGLLASLCLLLAFLARKLPDNFNEAKFITFSMLIFCAVWISFVPAYVSSPGKYTVAVEIFAILASSFGLLFCLFAPKCFIILLRPERNTKKHMMSK; this is encoded by the exons ATGTGCctctgtggctggctgtggctgccCTGCTGCCTCCTTATCCCTGGGTATGTCTGGGGTCAGtctggaggtggaggggtggCCTGTCGGCTGATGGCTAACCCCATCTCGGGCAGTGTTTATCGGGCAGGAGATGTGGTCATTGGAGGCCTGTTCCCCGTCCATGTGGAAGCCCCTCTACCAGAGCAGGAGTTCCGGAGTATTGAGGGAAATGTGACATGTACAAT TTTCTACCAGCGTGCTTATCGCTGGCTCCAGACTATGATCTTTGCGGTGGAGGAGATTAACCGCGACCCATTCCTCCTTCCTAACCTCACCCTGGGGTTCCTGGCTGCTGACACATGCCTGGCAGAGGGTACCACTCTGGGGGCAGCCCTAGCCATGGTGACCGGCCAGGAGGCCTCTGTGGTGGGCACAGAGTGTGGAGCAACCCCTGAGGTGCCCGTCGTCATCGGGGATGCCCGCTCCTCAGCCTCCATCGTGGTGGCACAGACCCTCGGGCCGTTTGATTTACCCATG gTGAGTTATTTTGCCTCCTGTGCCTGTTTGAGTGACAACTGGAGGTACCCGTCATTCTTCCGTACGATACCCAGCGATGCCTTCCAGGCTCGGGGCATGGCCAGGCTGCTGCATCAGCTGGGCTGGGAGTGGGTGGGGCTGGTGTCAGGGGATGATGACTATGGAAAGTTTGGGGTTCAGATGCTTCTCCAAGATCTCCAGGGATCTGGGGTTTGTGTTGCCTACGCAGAGGTCATCCCCAAG GTACCATCTCAGAGACGGATTAAGAACATCGTGGACACCATCAGAGGATCTACTGCCAGAGTGGTGGTGACATTCGCTATCTCTCAGGATGCACGG GCCCTGATGGAAGAGGTTGTCCGTCAGAACATAACGGACAGGCAGTGGATCGCCTCGGAAGCCTGGGTCacctactctactctctcttcccccaAAAACCTGCCCTCTCTTGCCGGGACTATTGGATTTGCCCTGAAGAAAGCTGTCATTCCCAGCCTGGGCCCTTTCCTAACACGCCTCCGTCCTGATGGGGAATACCAGAAATCCGACCCCTTCCTGAGGGAATTGTGGGAGGAAATTTTTGGGTGTTCTCTGGGGATTGACCTCAGCATGACCCCGTCGTCCCGGCAACAGTGTACTGGTTCAGAGGTCATTG GTGAGGGGGAGAGCCAGTATGCTGACGTGTCTCAGCTGAGAGCCAGCTACAATGTGTACAAGGCTGTTTACGCCATCGCCCACGCCATTCAGGACATGGTGGCCTGTCCACCAGGGGAGGGACCCTTTAGTAGTGGACAGTGCCCTGATATCAGGAAGCTTCAGCCCAGCCAG ATTGCTCATTATCTGAGGAGAGTGAACTTCAGTACTCCTGTGGGGGATTTGATCCACTTCGACATGAATGGTGATCCGCCTGCCTCTTATGACATCATCAACTGGCATGTGACCCACGAGGGGACGGCAGAGTTTGTCCAGGTCGGCCATTTTCTGTCTTCAGTGGGCGTGGACGACCAGTTTCACATCAATATGGACAAAGTGGTGTGGGGAGGGGGCAGCGGAGATGAG GTCCCTGTGTCTATATGCAGTGCTGCCTGTCCTCCTGGTACCAGACATGCGGTACAGAAGGGGAGGCCCGTTTGCTGCTTCGACTGTCTGCCCTGCGCTGAGGGAGAGATCAGCAACACAACAG GGTCAGTTGAGTGTAGCAGGTGTCCAGAGCGGTTCTGGTCCAACCCAGATCGTACGGCCTGCGTCCCACAGCTGGTGGACTTCCTCTCCTACAGCGACACCATGGGCGTCATCCTGTCCGTCATCTCAGTTTCCGGGGCAACGCTCACAGCTGGTGCCCTGGCCACCTTCTTCTACCACCGCCATACTCCCCTG GTGAAAGCCAACAACTCTGAGCTCAGCTTCCTGCTCCTGCTGTCACTCAAGCTCTGCTTCCTGTGTGCACTGGTTTTCATTGGCCGGCCGAAGCCATGGACTTGCATGCTGAGACACACCCTGTTTGGTATAAGCTTTGTGTTCTGCATCTCCTGTCTGCTCAGCAGGactgtggtggtgctggtggcctTCAGGGCCACTCTGCCTGGAGAGAACCTGATGAGATACTTCAGCCCAGTTCAGCAAAGGATGGGCATCTCCATCTGCACACTCATCCAG GTGCTGATCTGTGTGCTGTGGCTGGCCCTAGCTCCACCCCGGCCGGctgagaggggggacagagagggtcgGGGGCCGAGGGTGGTCCTGGAGTGTGACGTGGGCTCTGTGGTCGGCTTCTCTCTGGTGCTGGGCTACATTGGCTTGctagcctctctctgtctcctcttagccttcctggccaggaaactccctGACAACTTCAACGAGGCCAAGTTTATCACCTTCAGCATGCTGATCTTCTGTGCTGTATGGATCTCCTTCGTCCCTGCCTACGTCAGCTCTCCTGGGAAGTACACTGTAGCTGTGGAGATATTCGCCATCTTAGCATCCAGCTTTgggctgctgttctgtctgttTGCTCCAAAGTGTTTCATCATCCTCCTGAGACCAGAGAGAAACACCAAGaaacacatgatgtccaaatag